Proteins found in one Paralichthys olivaceus isolate ysfri-2021 chromosome 19, ASM2471397v2, whole genome shotgun sequence genomic segment:
- the LOC109647441 gene encoding ankyrin repeat and SOCS box protein 2-like isoform X2: MAAGGISADPSLSFEDYSLYSNLSDDQVLQIAIERSLDDKHYSNPNATSDVTSEATSDATSNLNPEVRHHSQNPPPAQGAAHYSSPNPPSEKPPDLEEEPLFKAIRVGDVSGVKNMVMCPGTNLMLPSKPGWLAIHQAVWYGQDTCLRVLLSAQPGTINKRTEQGESALLLAVSRQEVTCVQVLLENGADTDITNYDKETPLYKACERDSAEMVAALLNHGVAVNTRCIQGCTALQEAVAQNNVEICEMLLKAGAKHNLSNMYGISPLFTAAQTGQVATLRFLLKHGADINSQAADGATALYEAAKNVHEEIVRLLLSQNADANKPGKTGLLPLHIAAQRGSDTIVSMLIPATSKARVWRAGISPLHVAAERNRDDVLEVLIEAGFDVNAQLSEERSKLYEDRRSTALYFSVINNNIDAVRMLLAAGANPNLDMFKPLMVAARQSCIQTTVLLVKHGADVNACIPTHPTTFPAVYMFSMKYLPMFKYLLDQGGHARSCFDCCYGSKPHPPIKTTRSERDNPYFLEETQLKRGVQFCEMISAPSICRWAGPIIDVLLDYVGHVSLCSRLMEHLDSYSEWSIIKEKATSPRSLMQLCRLQILQLVVRRHVKKLPLPGGLIRFLQHGEGSFE, encoded by the exons ATGGCAGCAGGCGGCATCTCAGCTGATCCCAGTCTCAGTTTTGAGGATTATTCTCTCTACAGTAACCTGAGTGATGACCAAGTGCTGCAGATCGCCATCGAGCGAAGTCTGGATGACAAACACTACAGCAACCCCAACGCAACCAGCGACGTAACCAGTGAGGCAACCAGTGACGCAACCAGCAACCTGAACCCTGAGGTCAGACACCACTCCCAGAATCCTCCTCCAGCCCAGGGAGCCGCTCACTACAGTTCACCAAACCCTCCGAGTGAAAAACCTCCTGATCT ggaggaggagccTCTGTTCAAAGCGATCCGTGTTGGAGATGTCAGCGGTGTGAAAAACATGGTGATGTGTCCTGGAACAAACCTGATGCTGCCGAGTAAACCAGGCTGGCTCGCCATTCATCAGGCAGTGTGGTACGGCCAAGACACCTGTCTGAGGGTCCTGCTGTCAG ctCAGCCAGGGACCATCAACAAGCGAACTGAACAGGGTGAGTCAGCGCTGCTGCTCGCCGTCAGCAGACAGGAAGTAACATGTGTTCAGGTGCTGCTGGAGAACGGAGCCGACACTGACATCACAAACTATGACAAAGAGACTCCCCTCTACAAAG cctgtgaGCGGGACAGTGCGGAGATGGTGGCGGCCTTGTTGAATCACGGTGTTGCAGTGAACACTCGTTGTATTCAGGGTTGTACTGCACTTCAGGAAGCTGTTGCTCAAAACAACGTGGAGATCTGTGAAATGTTGCTAAAGGCCGGAGCCAAACACAACCTCAGCAACATGTACGGCATCTCACCGCTGTTTACTGCGGCTCAGACGGGGCAGGTTGCCACCCTGCGCTTCCTCCTGAAACATG GTGCAGATATCAACAGTCAGGCTGCTGATGGAGCCACTGCTCTCTACGAAGCTGCTAAAAATGTACATGAGGAAATTGTGAGGCTCCTCCTCTCACAAAATGCAGATGCCAACAAACCTGGGAAGACCGGATTATTACCACTTCACATCGCTGCTCAGAGAGGAAGTGACAC TATCGTGTCCATGTTGATCCCAGCCACCAGTAAGGCCAGAGTCTGGCGGGCCGGCATCAGCCCGCTCCATGTGGCAGCTGAGCGCAACCGTGACGATGTGCTGGAGGTTCTGATTGAAGCAGGCTTTGATGTTAATGCTCAGTTGTCTGAGGAACGATCAAAGCTGTACGAGGACCGCCGCAGTACGGCGCTCTACTTCTCTGTCATAAACAACAACATTGACGCAGTGAGAATGCTGCTGGCAGCTGGTGCCAACCCAAACCTGGACATGTTCAAGCCGCTGATGGTGGCGGCGAGGCAGAGCTGCATTCAGACCACAGTCCTGCTCGTGAAGCACGGAGCTGACGTCAACGCCTGCATCCCCACTCACCCCACCACCTTCCCCGCTGTTTACATGTTCTCCATGAAGTACCTGCCCATGTTCAAGTACCTGCTGGACCAGGGAGGCCACGCCCGCTCCTGCTTTGACTGTTGCTATGGCAGCAAACCTCATCCACCAATCAAAACCACCCGATCAGAGAGGGACAACCCCTATTTCCTGGAAGAGACACAACTGAAGAGAGGCGTTCAG ttCTGTGAGATGATCTCAGCCCCCAGCATCTGTCGGTGGGCGGGGCCAATCATTGACGTGCTACTGGACTACGTTGGTcatgtgtctctctgctccagACTAATGGAACACCTGGACAGTTACAGCGAGTGGAGCATCATCAAAGAAAAAGCAA CTTCACCGCGGTCGCTGATGCAGCTCTGCAGGCTGCAGATCCTGCAGCTGGTTGTACGTCGACATGTGAAGAAGTTACCGTTGCCTGGAGGTCTGATCCGGTTCCTGCAACATGGAGAAGGATCCTTCGAATGA
- the LOC109647441 gene encoding ankyrin repeat and SOCS box protein 2-like isoform X1 codes for MAAGGISADPSLSFEDYSLYSNLSDDQVLQIAIERSLDDKHYSNPNATSDVTSEATSDATSNLNPEVRHHSQNPPPAQGAAHYSSPNPPSEKPPDLKTFDGTVSTFMTGSGKRMVAYRRADGTLVHTAPEPEEEEEPLFKAIRVGDVSGVKNMVMCPGTNLMLPSKPGWLAIHQAVWYGQDTCLRVLLSAQPGTINKRTEQGESALLLAVSRQEVTCVQVLLENGADTDITNYDKETPLYKACERDSAEMVAALLNHGVAVNTRCIQGCTALQEAVAQNNVEICEMLLKAGAKHNLSNMYGISPLFTAAQTGQVATLRFLLKHGADINSQAADGATALYEAAKNVHEEIVRLLLSQNADANKPGKTGLLPLHIAAQRGSDTIVSMLIPATSKARVWRAGISPLHVAAERNRDDVLEVLIEAGFDVNAQLSEERSKLYEDRRSTALYFSVINNNIDAVRMLLAAGANPNLDMFKPLMVAARQSCIQTTVLLVKHGADVNACIPTHPTTFPAVYMFSMKYLPMFKYLLDQGGHARSCFDCCYGSKPHPPIKTTRSERDNPYFLEETQLKRGVQFCEMISAPSICRWAGPIIDVLLDYVGHVSLCSRLMEHLDSYSEWSIIKEKATSPRSLMQLCRLQILQLVVRRHVKKLPLPGGLIRFLQHGEGSFE; via the exons ATGGCAGCAGGCGGCATCTCAGCTGATCCCAGTCTCAGTTTTGAGGATTATTCTCTCTACAGTAACCTGAGTGATGACCAAGTGCTGCAGATCGCCATCGAGCGAAGTCTGGATGACAAACACTACAGCAACCCCAACGCAACCAGCGACGTAACCAGTGAGGCAACCAGTGACGCAACCAGCAACCTGAACCCTGAGGTCAGACACCACTCCCAGAATCCTCCTCCAGCCCAGGGAGCCGCTCACTACAGTTCACCAAACCCTCCGAGTGAAAAACCTCCTGATCT GAAGACTTTTGATGGGACAGTCAGCACCTTCATGACGGGCTCTGGGAAAAGGATGGTGGCTTATCGCAGAGCTGATGGTACCCTGGTCCACACTGCTCCGGAACCGGAAGA ggaggaggagccTCTGTTCAAAGCGATCCGTGTTGGAGATGTCAGCGGTGTGAAAAACATGGTGATGTGTCCTGGAACAAACCTGATGCTGCCGAGTAAACCAGGCTGGCTCGCCATTCATCAGGCAGTGTGGTACGGCCAAGACACCTGTCTGAGGGTCCTGCTGTCAG ctCAGCCAGGGACCATCAACAAGCGAACTGAACAGGGTGAGTCAGCGCTGCTGCTCGCCGTCAGCAGACAGGAAGTAACATGTGTTCAGGTGCTGCTGGAGAACGGAGCCGACACTGACATCACAAACTATGACAAAGAGACTCCCCTCTACAAAG cctgtgaGCGGGACAGTGCGGAGATGGTGGCGGCCTTGTTGAATCACGGTGTTGCAGTGAACACTCGTTGTATTCAGGGTTGTACTGCACTTCAGGAAGCTGTTGCTCAAAACAACGTGGAGATCTGTGAAATGTTGCTAAAGGCCGGAGCCAAACACAACCTCAGCAACATGTACGGCATCTCACCGCTGTTTACTGCGGCTCAGACGGGGCAGGTTGCCACCCTGCGCTTCCTCCTGAAACATG GTGCAGATATCAACAGTCAGGCTGCTGATGGAGCCACTGCTCTCTACGAAGCTGCTAAAAATGTACATGAGGAAATTGTGAGGCTCCTCCTCTCACAAAATGCAGATGCCAACAAACCTGGGAAGACCGGATTATTACCACTTCACATCGCTGCTCAGAGAGGAAGTGACAC TATCGTGTCCATGTTGATCCCAGCCACCAGTAAGGCCAGAGTCTGGCGGGCCGGCATCAGCCCGCTCCATGTGGCAGCTGAGCGCAACCGTGACGATGTGCTGGAGGTTCTGATTGAAGCAGGCTTTGATGTTAATGCTCAGTTGTCTGAGGAACGATCAAAGCTGTACGAGGACCGCCGCAGTACGGCGCTCTACTTCTCTGTCATAAACAACAACATTGACGCAGTGAGAATGCTGCTGGCAGCTGGTGCCAACCCAAACCTGGACATGTTCAAGCCGCTGATGGTGGCGGCGAGGCAGAGCTGCATTCAGACCACAGTCCTGCTCGTGAAGCACGGAGCTGACGTCAACGCCTGCATCCCCACTCACCCCACCACCTTCCCCGCTGTTTACATGTTCTCCATGAAGTACCTGCCCATGTTCAAGTACCTGCTGGACCAGGGAGGCCACGCCCGCTCCTGCTTTGACTGTTGCTATGGCAGCAAACCTCATCCACCAATCAAAACCACCCGATCAGAGAGGGACAACCCCTATTTCCTGGAAGAGACACAACTGAAGAGAGGCGTTCAG ttCTGTGAGATGATCTCAGCCCCCAGCATCTGTCGGTGGGCGGGGCCAATCATTGACGTGCTACTGGACTACGTTGGTcatgtgtctctctgctccagACTAATGGAACACCTGGACAGTTACAGCGAGTGGAGCATCATCAAAGAAAAAGCAA CTTCACCGCGGTCGCTGATGCAGCTCTGCAGGCTGCAGATCCTGCAGCTGGTTGTACGTCGACATGTGAAGAAGTTACCGTTGCCTGGAGGTCTGATCCGGTTCCTGCAACATGGAGAAGGATCCTTCGAATGA
- the LOC109647441 gene encoding ankyrin repeat and SOCS box protein 2-like isoform X3 yields MAAGGISADPSLSFEDYSLYSNLSDDQVLQIAIERSLDDKHYSNPNATSDVTSEATSDATSNLNPEVRHHSQNPPPAQGAAHYSSPNPPSEKPPDLKTFDGTVSTFMTGSGKRMVAYRRADGTLVHTAPEPEEEEEPLFKAIRVGDVSGVKNMVMCPGTNLMLPSKPGWLAIHQAVWYGQDTCLRVLLSAQPGTINKRTEQGESALLLAVSRQEVTCVQVLLENGADTDITNYDKETPLYKACERDSAEMVAALLNHGVAVNTRCIQGCTALQEAVAQNNVEICEMLLKAGAKHNLSNMYGISPLFTAAQTGQVATLRFLLKHGADINSQAADGATALYEAAKNVHEEIVRLLLSQNADANKPGKTGLLPLHIAAQRGSDTIVSMLIPATSKARVWRAGISPLHVAAERNRDDVLEVLIEAGFDVNAQLSEERSKLYEDRRSTALYFSVINNNIDAVRMLLAAGANPNLDMFKPLMVAARQSCIQTTVLLVKHGADVNACIPTHPTTFPAVYMFSMKYLPMFKYLLDQGGHARSCFDCCYGSKPHPPIKTTRSERDNPYFLEETQLKRGVQFCEMISAPSICRWAGPIIDVLLDYVGHVSLCSRLMEHLDSYSEWSIIKEKLHRGR; encoded by the exons ATGGCAGCAGGCGGCATCTCAGCTGATCCCAGTCTCAGTTTTGAGGATTATTCTCTCTACAGTAACCTGAGTGATGACCAAGTGCTGCAGATCGCCATCGAGCGAAGTCTGGATGACAAACACTACAGCAACCCCAACGCAACCAGCGACGTAACCAGTGAGGCAACCAGTGACGCAACCAGCAACCTGAACCCTGAGGTCAGACACCACTCCCAGAATCCTCCTCCAGCCCAGGGAGCCGCTCACTACAGTTCACCAAACCCTCCGAGTGAAAAACCTCCTGATCT GAAGACTTTTGATGGGACAGTCAGCACCTTCATGACGGGCTCTGGGAAAAGGATGGTGGCTTATCGCAGAGCTGATGGTACCCTGGTCCACACTGCTCCGGAACCGGAAGA ggaggaggagccTCTGTTCAAAGCGATCCGTGTTGGAGATGTCAGCGGTGTGAAAAACATGGTGATGTGTCCTGGAACAAACCTGATGCTGCCGAGTAAACCAGGCTGGCTCGCCATTCATCAGGCAGTGTGGTACGGCCAAGACACCTGTCTGAGGGTCCTGCTGTCAG ctCAGCCAGGGACCATCAACAAGCGAACTGAACAGGGTGAGTCAGCGCTGCTGCTCGCCGTCAGCAGACAGGAAGTAACATGTGTTCAGGTGCTGCTGGAGAACGGAGCCGACACTGACATCACAAACTATGACAAAGAGACTCCCCTCTACAAAG cctgtgaGCGGGACAGTGCGGAGATGGTGGCGGCCTTGTTGAATCACGGTGTTGCAGTGAACACTCGTTGTATTCAGGGTTGTACTGCACTTCAGGAAGCTGTTGCTCAAAACAACGTGGAGATCTGTGAAATGTTGCTAAAGGCCGGAGCCAAACACAACCTCAGCAACATGTACGGCATCTCACCGCTGTTTACTGCGGCTCAGACGGGGCAGGTTGCCACCCTGCGCTTCCTCCTGAAACATG GTGCAGATATCAACAGTCAGGCTGCTGATGGAGCCACTGCTCTCTACGAAGCTGCTAAAAATGTACATGAGGAAATTGTGAGGCTCCTCCTCTCACAAAATGCAGATGCCAACAAACCTGGGAAGACCGGATTATTACCACTTCACATCGCTGCTCAGAGAGGAAGTGACAC TATCGTGTCCATGTTGATCCCAGCCACCAGTAAGGCCAGAGTCTGGCGGGCCGGCATCAGCCCGCTCCATGTGGCAGCTGAGCGCAACCGTGACGATGTGCTGGAGGTTCTGATTGAAGCAGGCTTTGATGTTAATGCTCAGTTGTCTGAGGAACGATCAAAGCTGTACGAGGACCGCCGCAGTACGGCGCTCTACTTCTCTGTCATAAACAACAACATTGACGCAGTGAGAATGCTGCTGGCAGCTGGTGCCAACCCAAACCTGGACATGTTCAAGCCGCTGATGGTGGCGGCGAGGCAGAGCTGCATTCAGACCACAGTCCTGCTCGTGAAGCACGGAGCTGACGTCAACGCCTGCATCCCCACTCACCCCACCACCTTCCCCGCTGTTTACATGTTCTCCATGAAGTACCTGCCCATGTTCAAGTACCTGCTGGACCAGGGAGGCCACGCCCGCTCCTGCTTTGACTGTTGCTATGGCAGCAAACCTCATCCACCAATCAAAACCACCCGATCAGAGAGGGACAACCCCTATTTCCTGGAAGAGACACAACTGAAGAGAGGCGTTCAG ttCTGTGAGATGATCTCAGCCCCCAGCATCTGTCGGTGGGCGGGGCCAATCATTGACGTGCTACTGGACTACGTTGGTcatgtgtctctctgctccagACTAATGGAACACCTGGACAGTTACAGCGAGTGGAGCATCATCAAAGAAAAA CTTCACCGCGGTCGCTGA